Proteins from a single region of Corylus avellana chromosome ca11, CavTom2PMs-1.0:
- the LOC132166280 gene encoding zinc finger CCCH domain-containing protein 20-like: protein MMLGEQHRPNPTVHVPPWTLQDDPAADLYSSYALTPLSANSDGNGNGSGEYSPYYLQEALTALQRYLPSNGSPEMDSDSEITGSDAPVDAYSCDHFRMFEFKVRRCARGRSHDWTECPYAHPGEKARRRDPRKYHYSGTACPDFRKGNCKKGDSCEFAHGVFECWLHPARYRTQPCKDGTSCRRRVCFFAHTTEQLRVLPQQSPRSVGSSVNSTESYDGSPMRQAFEASCVKTLPFLSTPSSVSPPATPPAESPPMSPMTQSLSRSLGSSAINEMVVSLRNLQLGKVKSLPSSWNVPIGSPVFGSPRGSILRPGFCSVPTTPTRAAPARPGIGYHDIWDQCCEEEPAMERVESGRDLRTKMFEKLSKENSLGRADPNPSTGAPDVGWVSELVK, encoded by the coding sequence ATGATGCTCGGAGAGCAACATCGTCCGAATCCCACGGTCCACGTCCCTCCGTGGACACTCCAAGATGATCCAGCGGCCGATTTGTACTCCTCTTACGCTTTAACCCCCCTCTCCGCGAACTCCGACGGCAATGGCAACGGCAGCGGGGAGTACTCCCCTTATTATCTCCAGGAAGCCCTAACCGCGCTCCAGCGTTACTTGCCCTCCAACGGAAGCCCCGAGATGGACTCGGACTCCGAAATAACGGGGTCGGACGCGCCGGTCGACGCGTACTCTTGCGACCATTTCCGGATGTTTGAGTTCAAGGTGAGGCGGTGCGCACGTGGAAGGTCACATGACTGGACCGAGTGTCCGTACGCCCACCCAGGTGAGAAGGCCCGCCGCAGAGACCCGAGAAAGTATCACTATTCCGGTACGGCGTGCCCCGATTTCCGAAAGGGCAACTGTAAGAAGGGCGACTCTTGCGAGTTTGCGCATGGCGTGTTCGAGTGCTGGCTCCACCCGGCTCGCTATCGCACGCAGCCATGCAAGGACGGGACGAGCTGTCGCCGGAGGGTCTGTTTCTTTGCTCACACGACGGAGCAGCTCCGGGTTTTGCCTCAGCAGAGCCCGAGAAGCGTCGGAAGCTCGGTGAACTCAACCGAGTCGTACGACGGGTCGCCGATGAGGCAGGCGTTTGAGGCCTCCTGTGTCAAAACACTGCCTTTTCTGTCCACCCCATCGTCTGTTTCCCCGCCGGCGACCCCTCCGGCCGAGTCTCCGCCCATGTCGCCGATGACCCAGTCGCTGAGTCGTTCACTGGGTTCAAGTGCGATCAATGAAATGGTGGTCTCGCTTCGGAATTTACAGCTCGGAAAGGTCAAGTCTTTGCCATCCTCCTGGAACGTTCCAATCGGGTCTCCCGTGTTTGGGTCCCCGAGAGGCTCCATCCTCCGACCCGGTTTCTGCAGCGTGCCTACGACCCCGACCCGGGCCGCCCCTGCCCGTCCTGGAATCGGGTACCATGATATCTGGGACCAGTGTTGCGAGGAGGAACCGGCGATGGAGAGGGTCGAGTCCGGGCGGGATCTGCGTACTAAGATGTTTGAGAAGCTGAGCAAAGAGAACTCCTTGGGTCGGGCCGACCCGAACCCGTCGACCGGTGCTCCGGATGTGGGTTGGGTCTCAGAGCTGGTGAAGTGA